The segment GTATTCGATGTTGCCATCGGGTGAATAGCGGCATAAGTCTCCGCTTTTGTAGAGTTTTGACTGTCGGGTCGGGTCGAAGGGATTAGGGATGAATTTCTCGGCGGTTAATTCGGGTCGGTTGAGGTAGCCTCTGGCAAGTCCATCTCCTCCGATGTGCAGTTCTCCTGCGACTCCTATGGGAACTGGTTTGAGGTTGGGGTCTAGAATATAAGTCTGAATATTGGCTAAAGGACGGCCAATAGGAACTGATAAGCCTACTTCTGAAGATTCTAATAACCATATTGTAGAAACGACTGTAGCTTCAGTGGGGCCATAACTATTAACTAATTGAGGGGTATTTTCAGTCCAAGCTATCCAAGTTTGTATGTGCTCGGTAGTAACTGCTTCTCCTCCAACAATGATCAATCGCAATGTTTCGGGAAAGCGATTCTTTGTCATAGATAATTCAGAAACAATTTGATACCAAAAAGCTGTTGGCAAATCTAGTATAGTTAGTTGACACTTTCTACATTGTTCTAATAATCCAATTCCACCAGTGAGTATTTCTTGAGTTCGCAACACTAAAGTTGCTCCTATTGTTAAACATGGATAAATTTCTTCACTAGCTGCATCAAAACTAATAGAAGAAAATTGTAAAATTCGATCTTCAACAGTAAATTGATATTTTTCAATGGCTGTTGTTCTGAAATTAACTAAAGAATTATGCTCAATCATCACCCCTTTAGGGTTGCCTGTTGAACCTGAAGTATAAATGATATAAGCCAGATTTTTGGCATTAACTTGAGATAAACAGTTATTAGGATTTTCTTGAGAAATGGTCAACCAATCTTTATCCAAACAAATCATCTGAGCTTGAGTCTCAGGTAACTCTTTGACTAATCTTTCCTGAGTCAATAAAATTGAAACGGCAGAATCCTTCAACATATATTCAATGCGTTCTGCTGGATAATTGGGGTCAATAGGAACATAGGCTCCTCCCGCTTTTAATATCCCCAATAACCCCATCACCATCTCCAATGAACGCTCAACGCATATCCCGACTAAGGTATCAGGTTTAACTCCGAATTTAATTAGATAATGTGCTAACTGATTGGCTTTTTGATTGAGTTGAAGATAGGTTAATTGTTGGTCTTCATAAACCACGGCTACTGCATCAGGGGTTCTTTCTACTTGTTCTTCAAATAATTGATGAATACATTTCTCTTTCGGATAATCTGCTTTGGTATCATTCCATTCTCCTAAGATTTGTTGTTTTTCTGCTTCAGTTAATAGGGGTAATTGACCAATTTTCTCTTGAGGATGATTAACTATTCCTTCTAACAGGACTTGGAAATGTCCTATCATCCTTTCGATGGTCTTTCTCTCAAATAAGTCCGTATTATATTCCCAATCTCCGGCTAGTCCTTTCTCCGTTTCTGCCATGGATAACGTTAAGTCAAATTTGGCAATATTGTATTCGATTTCTACAGGGGATACTGTTAATCCAGGTAAGCTTAATTCCTCATCTGGCGCATTTTGCAGCACAAACATCACCTGAAACAGAGGACTGTGACTCATGTTTCTTTCGGGTTTGACTTCTTCGACTAATTTCTCAAAGGGTACGTCTTGATGGGAGTAAGCTTCTAAACAAGTTTTTCTTACCTGTTTCAGCAGTTCTTCTACTGTAGGATTGTCTTCTAGACTTACTCTCATTACTAAAGTGTTGACAAAAAACCCGATTAATGGCTCTATTTCGGCTCGGTTTCTGTTCGCAATCGGTGAACCAATGGCGATGTCTTCTTGTCTTGAATACCTCGATAATAAGATACTAAAAGCTGTTAACAGGGTCATAAATAGGGTGACTCCTGTTTGTTGACTCATTTGTTTAAGCTTCTCACTCATTTCTGAGGTAAGATTAAAGCTAATATGTGACCCTTGAAAACTTTGAATAGGGGGTCTTGGATGGTCTGTTGGGAGTTCTATTAAGGGCGGTAATCCTGTTAGTTTCTTTTTCCAATAATTGAGTTGCTTTTGTAAGTTTTCTCCGCAGAGCCATTCTCTTTGCCACACGGCAAAGTCGGCGTATTGTATGCTTAAGGGCTTTAATTGGGTTTCTTTTCCTTGACCATAGCCTGAGTAGCAGCTAGTTAATTCTTGCACGAAGACTCCCATTGACCAGCCATCAGAGATGATATGGTGCATGGTAATCAGCAAGATGTGGCTTTCGCTGCCTAATTTGATTAAGCTGGCTCGTATTAGTCTGTCTTGACTCAAGTTAAAGGGTTTTTCTGCTTCTTGTTTAATTAGACTCTGGGTTTGACTCTTTTTTTCAGATTCGTCTAAGCTTTCTAGTGTGATCATTTTTAGGTTAATTTGACCTTCTGGGTCGATAATCTGCACAGCCTCTCCGTTAACCGTCTTAAATCGCGTTCTCAGGCTTTCGTGTCTTTTAATTATCTGGTTTAGGCTTTTTTCTAGGGCTTCAATCTTCAGGCTTCCTTCGAGTTTCAAGGCTCCAGGAATATTATAGGTGGCGTTTTCTCCTTCGAGTTGGTCTAAAAACCACAGTCTTTGCTGAGCAAAGGATAGGGTCAGGTTTTCTGCTCGATTGATGGGGATAATCGGGTTAATCTCAACTTTTTGGCTGTTTTCTATCTCTTGGGCTAGTTCCTCTAGGGTCGGATTTTCAAATACGCTCCTAATGGGTAAGTCTAGGCTAAAGGTTTCTCTGATGCGCGAGATAACTTGTGTCGCTAGTAGGGAATGTCCCCCTAATTCAAAGAAGTTGTCTTTGACTCCAATTTTCTCCTTTGGCAAAACATTTTGCCAAATACTCGCGAGGATTTCTTGATTAGGTGTTTGCGGTGCGATATAGTCTTCTTGTCCTCTATTGCTCCAATCCGGTGCAGGTAAGGCTTTACGGTCAATTTTGCCGTTAGGGGTTAAAGGCAGTTTTTCTAACAGCACAAAGGCACTAGGGACCATATAATCGGGTAATTTCTCTTTGAGATATTCCCGCAATCCTTGGCTTAAACTGCGCTGTAAACTCGCTATTACTCCTAATTCTTCTTTGATTAATTGATAGCTTTGTTTAACTCTTTCAGATTCTTGTGAGGTTAATGTCCATTCGATTCCGCCATGATTATCTCGATACCAGATTACTTTCCCTGATAGCCAACTAGGACTTTCTTGTCCGGGTAACTGAATCTGGACTTTTACGGGGTCATTAATGCCTAATTCAACCGGAATTTTTCCTAATCCCATTCCCCCAACCGAGAAGTCTTCGCTTTCCACTGGGTAGGTTTTGCCCTTGATTTCGAGTTGACAAGCTTTAACATAATGTAAGCGTTCTGGGATGAGTTTTGAGACAAGATAGGCTACTAAGCGTTTGTTTCCTGGTTGGTCTTCTCTGGCGATAACTACGCTTTCTCGTATGTCAGGATGAATACTGAGTATCGATTCAATTTCTCCTAGTTCGATTCTAAATCCTCGTATTTTGACTTGGTGGTCGATTCTTCCGATGTATTCTAGATTTCCGTCCCGTAAATATCGGCATAAATCTCCGGTTTTGTAGAGTCGGCTTTCTCCTGTGGGGTCGAAGGGGTTAACGATGAATTTCTCGGCAGTTAATTCGGGTCGGTTGAGGTAGCCTCTGGCGAGTCCGTCCCCTCCGATATGTAGTTCTCCTGCTACTCCTATGGGAACTGGTTGCAGGTTAGTGTCTAGGATATAGACTTGAGTATTACTAATGGGTTTTCCGATAGGAATTGCCAGTATATCCGAAGCTAGAGATGGAGGAATTAGATAACAACAAGTAAACGTGGTACTTTCTGTCGGCCCATAACCGTCAATTAATTGAGTTGAAGGTAAGACTTTTAGAGCTTGATTGATGTGATTAACAGATAAAGCTTCTCCTCCAGTTAATAGCTGTTTAATCTCTCCTAAAGTATCTGGTAACTCATCAACGACAGAGTTAAACAAGGCTGATGTTAGCCATAAAGTATTAATTTTGTGTTTTTCAATCGTTTGTTTCAAAGCTAAGGCTGTAGGTATTTTCTCTGAAAAAAGAACACATTTTCCTCCATGTAGTAATGCTCCCCAAATTTCAAACGTTGACGCATCAAACGCAATTGGTGATAAATGTAATAAGTTTGTCTGAGAATCTAAGTCAACATAATTAGGATTGATTAGTAAACGAACAACTCCTTTATGGGGAATCATCACTCCTTTTGGTTGACCCGTTGACCCTGAAGTATAGTTAATATATGCTAAGTGGTTTAGTTCAGTTTGATTGATAGGATTTGTCTGAATTTCTTCTAGCCAATTTGTCTGGTCATGCTCCCAGAATAGTATCTGCTCAGAAAATTTCAAGAACAAGCTCTTAAAACGCTCTTGAGTCAGCAATAAATTAACTCTCGCATCCGACAACATATATTCAATTCTTTGTGCTGGATAATTCGGGTCAATGGGAACATAAGCTCCTCCCGCTTTTAATATCCCCAACAATCCAATAATCATCTCCAAAGAACGATCAACACATATTCCCACCAAGGTATCGGGTTTAACACCTAATTTCTGTAAATAATGTGCCAATTGATTTGATTTTTGATTAAGTTCTCGATAAGTTAATTGTTCTTCTTCATAAACTAATGCTATGGCATCAGGTGTCTTTTCTACCTGTTCGTCAAATAATTGATGGATACATTTATCCTTAGGATAATCCCGTTTGGTATCGTTCCATTCTACTAAAATTTTATCTTTTTCTACTTCGGTTAATAGGGT is part of the Rippkaea orientalis PCC 8801 genome and harbors:
- a CDS encoding non-ribosomal peptide synthetase, producing the protein MKPIEEFLNELANLEVKLWLEEGRVRCRATKGKLTPELHHQLSARKQEILKFLQSNQLNTSPIISQIKSVSRSEPLPLSFAQQRLWFLDQLEGQKAAYNEVGVIRLEGTLNASLLSQSFEEIIRRHEILRTNLQTKGEEVFQVISESKTLEIKTIDIASVPTIQQPEALKQIASREIEIPFNLEQDLLLRVALIRLTEKSHILLVVMHHIVCDGWSFGILIEELSTLYKAYQEGKSSPLPELTIQYADFAVWQREWLTGETLEKKLDYWTEKLSGLPPLLELPTDYRRPPVQSFKGSHISFNLNSEISEKLKQLSQQTGVTLFMTLLTAFSILLSRYSRQKDIAIGSPIANRNRGEIESLIGFFVNTLVMRVNLQDNPTVEELLTQVKKSCLEAYSHQDVPFEKLVEELKPERNMSYSPMFQVMFVLQNTPSQELSLPGLTLSSVEIEYNIAKFDLTLSMSETDNGLAGDWEYNTDLFERETIERMIGNFQVLLEEIVSNPQEKIGKLTLLTEVEKDKILVEWNDTKRDYPKDKCIHQLFDEQVEKTPDAIALVYEEEQLTYRELNQKSNQLAHYLQKLGVKPDTLVGICVDRSLEMIIGLLGILKAGGAYVPIDPNYPAQRIEYMLSDARVNLLLTQERFKSLFLKFSEQILFWEHDQTNWLEEIQTNPINQTELNHLAYINYTSGSTGQPKGVMIPHKGVVRLLINPNYVDLDSQTNLLHLSPIAFDASTFEIWGALLHGGKCVLFSEKIPTALALKQTIEKHKINTLWLTSALFNSVVDELPDTLGEIKQLLTGGEALSVNHINQALKVLPSTQLIDGYGPTESTTFTCCYLIPPSLASDILAIPIGKPISNTQVYILDTNLQPVPIGVAGELHIGGDGLARGYLNRPELTAEKFIVNPFDPTGESRLYKTGDLCRYLRDGNLEYIGRIDHQVKIRGFRIELGEIESILSIHPDIRESVVIAREDQPGNKRLVAYLVSKLIPERLHYVKACQLEIKGKTYPVESEDFSVGGMGLGKIPVELGINDPVKVQIQLPGQESPSWLSGKVIWYRDNHGGIEWTLTSQESERVKQSYQLIKEELGVIASLQRSLSQGLREYLKEKLPDYMVPSAFVLLEKLPLTPNGKIDRKALPAPDWSNRGQEDYIAPQTPNQEILASIWQNVLPKEKIGVKDNFFELGGHSLLATQVISRIRETFSLDLPIRSVFENPTLEELAQEIENSQKVEINPIIPINRAENLTLSFAQQRLWFLDQLEGENATYNIPGALKLEGSLKIEALEKSLNQIIKRHESLRTRFKTVNGEAVQIIDPEGQINLKMITLESLDESEKKSQTQSLIKQEAEKPFNLSQDRLIRASLIKLGSESHILLITMHHIISDGWSMGVFVQELTSCYSGYGQGKETQLKPLSIQYADFAVWQREWLCGENLQKQLNYWKKKLTGLPPLIELPTDHPRPPIQSFQGSHISFNLTSEMSEKLKQMSQQTGVTLFMTLLTAFSILLSRYSRQEDIAIGSPIANRNRAEIEPLIGFFVNTLVMRVSLEDNPTVEELLKQVRKTCLEAYSHQDVPFEKLVEEVKPERNMSHSPLFQVMFVLQNAPDEELSLPGLTVSPVEIEYNIAKFDLTLSMAETEKGLAGDWEYNTDLFERKTIERMIGHFQVLLEGIVNHPQEKIGQLPLLTEAEKQQILGEWNDTKADYPKEKCIHQLFEEQVERTPDAVAVVYEDQQLTYLQLNQKANQLAHYLIKFGVKPDTLVGICVERSLEMVMGLLGILKAGGAYVPIDPNYPAERIEYMLKDSAVSILLTQERLVKELPETQAQMICLDKDWLTISQENPNNCLSQVNAKNLAYIIYTSGSTGNPKGVMIEHNSLVNFRTTAIEKYQFTVEDRILQFSSISFDAASEEIYPCLTIGATLVLRTQEILTGGIGLLEQCRKCQLTILDLPTAFWYQIVSELSMTKNRFPETLRLIIVGGEAVTTEHIQTWIAWTENTPQLVNSYGPTEATVVSTIWLLESSEVGLSVPIGRPLANIQTYILDPNLKPVPIGVAGELHIGGDGLARGYLNRPELTAEKFIPNPFDPTRQSKLYKSGDLCRYSPDGNIEYIGRIDHQVKIRGFRIELGEIESLLSTHPEIRESVVILREHEPGNKRLVAYLVSNLIPERLHYAKPCQLEINSRSYSVQSEDFSVGGMGLAKIPVELGINDPVKVQIQLPGQETPRWLSGKVIWYRDRHTGIEWILTPAEKKIVEQSYQLLKEELGIMATLQRSLSQGLRRYLKEKLPDYMIPSAFVLLEKLPLTPNGKIDRKALPAPDWSDRGQEDYIAPRDAIEIKLAQIWSNVLNVSPISIKDNFFELGGHSLLAVRLIAEVKQEFNQHLPLVTLFNSPTIEQLASLLRTETPSVSWSSLVPIQTQGDQPPFFCVPGVGGNVIYLYDLARYLGKDHPFYGLQSVGLDGESAPYTTIKAMAEHYIKLIQSVQPKGPYYLGGHSFGGWVAFEMAQQLQQQGQEVKCLALLDTPPFQQDKDKDIPDNEDDTRWMISLIKMIEYSYQTSFQISEEQLRRLTAEEQLHLLHEILQNLNLVPSGNDIRQVQGVVQVFKASSQITYHPQTILPLPLTLFCAKEESLIERQSWVTDWQKSTTLPIQVEWVAGKHQTMMESPHVQKLAQCLQQYWE